A region from the Phycisphaeraceae bacterium genome encodes:
- a CDS encoding DUF4198 domain-containing protein: MGSSLKHWPPFHTCFATVTLFLMLLSTAHAHDIWIEVGTPIVREGDTVKTDLFLGNHGNNHRDFKQSGKVDPKNICCELIAPNGTKCDFGADLVDTRLDSKEGCWTAQLKGSSQGLHMVVVTSDQVVKYAPTRSIKCAKTYFLVTDTLDRPSSDEKGFDRIAGVPFELVPLSNPVAPTEPGTPIKVKLLYKGKPMADTVVSFIPRGVTLAEDFDEHYERRTDAEGTASFEPESPNDYLIVAHHNEPKENGDSFENTKYSATLTVKVTAKCDCCGE, from the coding sequence ATGGGATCTTCGTTGAAACATTGGCCTCCTTTCCATACGTGCTTCGCCACCGTAACTCTCTTCTTGATGCTGCTTTCGACTGCACATGCACATGACATCTGGATCGAAGTCGGCACGCCGATCGTTCGTGAAGGAGATACCGTCAAGACTGATCTATTTTTGGGGAACCATGGCAATAATCATCGCGACTTCAAACAATCGGGTAAGGTTGATCCAAAGAATATTTGCTGCGAGTTGATTGCTCCCAATGGCACAAAATGTGACTTTGGTGCGGATCTCGTTGATACGAGGCTGGACTCCAAGGAGGGCTGTTGGACCGCGCAACTCAAAGGAAGTTCACAGGGACTTCATATGGTTGTCGTCACATCGGATCAGGTCGTGAAGTATGCCCCGACTCGATCAATCAAATGTGCTAAGACATACTTTCTCGTCACTGACACTCTGGATCGCCCATCATCAGATGAAAAAGGATTTGACCGTATCGCGGGCGTTCCATTCGAATTAGTTCCACTGAGTAATCCGGTCGCTCCGACGGAACCTGGGACACCCATCAAGGTGAAGTTGCTTTATAAGGGCAAGCCTATGGCGGATACAGTTGTTTCCTTTATTCCACGAGGCGTGACACTGGCAGAGGACTTCGACGAGCACTACGAGCGAAGGACGGATGCGGAAGGTACTGCAAGCTTCGAGCCTGAATCACCCAACGATTACCTCATTGTGGCTCACCACAATGAACCCAAGGAAAATGGCGATAGTTTTGAAAATACGAAATACTCAGCGACGTTAACGGTCAAAGTGACCGCTAAATGCGATTGCTGCGGTGAATGA
- a CDS encoding prepilin-type N-terminal cleavage/methylation domain-containing protein: MFLPRHRSIAVRYAFTLIELLVVVSIIGLLVGILLPVLASARAAAKASICLSNVRLIGVAAHMYAQQSPGDAWVGYPGPGSDRKVLLYPYTNSGTSNSDRHIRQLWHCPEAKTQLNVTTGIEDVEASYGFNTYLNFIPLRLIMRPAETVALCDAGLNDDLLPRTATHVMPPSTLSNNILCRPNPRHSKSVNVAFVDGHASALKMIPPFYPNEAGVWLGNGITDPNNPNYKDELWDLR, translated from the coding sequence ATGTTTTTGCCCCGTCACCGCAGCATTGCGGTTCGGTATGCTTTCACTCTCATTGAATTACTCGTGGTTGTCTCGATCATAGGGCTTCTCGTCGGCATCTTATTGCCAGTACTCGCATCAGCACGTGCTGCAGCGAAGGCGAGTATCTGTTTATCTAATGTGCGTCTCATTGGTGTCGCAGCACACATGTACGCGCAGCAGTCACCCGGCGATGCCTGGGTCGGCTATCCTGGTCCCGGCAGCGATCGCAAGGTGTTGTTGTATCCATACACCAATTCCGGCACCAGTAATTCTGATCGCCATATTCGACAGCTATGGCATTGTCCGGAAGCAAAGACGCAACTCAACGTCACCACCGGCATCGAGGATGTTGAAGCAAGCTACGGGTTTAACACTTATCTGAACTTCATACCACTTCGACTGATCATGCGGCCTGCAGAAACAGTCGCTTTGTGCGACGCAGGCCTCAACGACGATCTGCTCCCTCGCACCGCAACACACGTAATGCCTCCGTCAACATTGAGCAATAACATCCTCTGCCGCCCCAACCCGCGACACTCCAAGTCAGTAAATGTCGCGTTTGTGGACGGACACGCATCAGCCCTGAAGATGATTCCACCTTTTTACCCCAACGAGGCAGGCGTCTGGCTCGGTAATGGGATCACTGATCCGAATAACCCAAACTACAAGGATGAATTATGGGATCTTCGTTGA
- the amrS gene encoding AmmeMemoRadiSam system radical SAM enzyme, translating to MASAVEARWWHVDSRTPGKVICTLCPRECHIPEHSRGFCFVRANEGGKLVLTTYGRSTGFCIDPIEKKPLNHFLPGTPVLSFGTAGCNLGCKFCQNWDISKSREIDRLSEIASPDAIVEVAVQTGCRSIAFTYNDPVIWTEYAIDVARVAHERGIKTVAVTAGYISPVARREFFQHMDAANVDLKGFTEAFYRRNCQTQLAPVLDTIKYLSCETEVWQELTNLIIPGENDSVDETKQMCDWIVSNLGQNVPIHFTAFHPDFKMRDKVNTPHETLIRAHEIALAAGIRYAYCGNVRNVMRGSTYCHGCGCQLIERDWYEIGRFSLSNNRCMRCGTTIPGVFENHAGTWGRKRQPVRIPDIP from the coding sequence ATGGCTTCTGCGGTCGAGGCACGATGGTGGCATGTCGATAGCCGGACACCCGGCAAGGTTATCTGCACGTTGTGTCCACGCGAGTGCCATATTCCTGAACATAGCCGAGGGTTTTGCTTTGTTCGCGCTAATGAGGGCGGGAAACTCGTCCTCACGACCTATGGCCGAAGCACGGGATTCTGTATCGATCCCATCGAGAAAAAGCCACTCAACCACTTCCTTCCCGGTACACCGGTACTAAGTTTTGGCACCGCAGGTTGTAATCTGGGCTGCAAGTTCTGTCAGAATTGGGATATTTCCAAGAGCCGTGAGATCGACCGGCTCAGCGAGATTGCGTCACCGGATGCCATCGTTGAAGTCGCAGTACAGACAGGTTGCCGCTCCATCGCATTTACCTACAACGATCCCGTGATTTGGACGGAATATGCCATCGATGTAGCCAGAGTTGCCCATGAACGAGGTATCAAAACCGTAGCAGTTACAGCCGGCTACATCAGCCCGGTAGCCAGACGGGAGTTTTTTCAGCATATGGATGCCGCAAACGTGGACCTCAAGGGGTTCACCGAAGCCTTCTATCGCAGGAATTGTCAAACACAGCTTGCGCCGGTTCTCGACACAATCAAGTATCTCTCTTGCGAAACAGAGGTTTGGCAAGAACTGACAAACCTGATAATCCCCGGTGAAAATGATTCCGTGGATGAAACCAAACAGATGTGCGATTGGATTGTGAGCAACCTTGGACAAAATGTGCCGATCCACTTCACCGCATTTCATCCTGATTTCAAAATGCGTGACAAAGTGAATACGCCGCACGAGACACTGATCAGAGCACATGAGATAGCCTTGGCTGCTGGAATACGCTACGCCTATTGCGGAAATGTGAGGAACGTAATGCGTGGCAGTACCTATTGTCACGGGTGCGGCTGCCAACTCATCGAACGAGATTGGTATGAAATCGGTCGTTTTAGTTTGTCAAACAATCGTTGCATGCGATGCGGCACGACCATACCGGGGGTTTTTGAGAACCATGCTGGAACGTGGGGACGCAAACGTCAGCCAGTACGGATTCCCGACATCCCATAA
- a CDS encoding gamma carbonic anhydrase family protein, translating into MRLINGAYLADTARVVGEVELGQGVTLWYGVSIRGDVAKITIGEGTNVQDNAVVHCDAGFPNVIGSHTSIGHGALVHGERVGNGCLIGMGAILLGRTKIGNGCMIAAGAVVPPGMEVPDGMVVIGVPGKIVRPVTEQEKEYLRAIPPRYIEMGRLHSLGKDDVRTKPFGV; encoded by the coding sequence ATGCGCTTGATTAATGGTGCTTATCTCGCGGACACCGCTCGCGTTGTTGGTGAGGTTGAGCTTGGCCAAGGCGTCACGCTTTGGTATGGAGTCTCGATCCGCGGTGATGTGGCGAAGATCACCATCGGTGAAGGCACCAATGTTCAGGACAACGCGGTCGTTCACTGTGACGCCGGTTTCCCTAACGTCATCGGTAGTCACACAAGTATTGGTCACGGCGCACTTGTCCATGGAGAACGAGTCGGCAATGGCTGCCTGATTGGAATGGGAGCCATCCTTCTGGGTAGAACGAAAATTGGTAACGGCTGCATGATCGCCGCCGGAGCTGTTGTACCGCCGGGGATGGAAGTACCCGATGGCATGGTTGTCATAGGAGTACCTGGCAAGATAGTCCGACCGGTTACCGAACAGGAAAAGGAATATCTACGGGCGATCCCTCCTCGGTACATTGAGATGGGACGTCTTCATTCGTTAGGTAAGGACGATGTCCGGACCAAGCCGTTCGGGGTGTAA
- the ndk gene encoding nucleoside-diphosphate kinase, whose amino-acid sequence MQTTLIILKPDAVQRNLMGRIITRFEDKGLQIVGAKMLKISTDLAARHYEAHKEKKFYPSLVKFMTSSPVLVLAIRGNNAIEVSRNMMGATFGSKAAGGTIRGDFGVSNSFNLIHGSDSPEAAKRELDLFFNAGEIHDFTRAVDHWVYDLSSGKAE is encoded by the coding sequence ATGCAGACGACACTTATCATCCTCAAACCCGACGCTGTTCAGCGAAATCTGATGGGACGGATCATCACTCGTTTTGAAGACAAGGGGCTCCAAATTGTCGGAGCGAAGATGTTAAAGATCTCAACCGACCTCGCAGCTCGACATTACGAAGCACATAAGGAGAAAAAGTTTTATCCCAGCTTGGTGAAGTTCATGACCAGCAGCCCCGTCCTCGTCCTGGCAATTCGAGGGAATAACGCGATTGAAGTTTCCCGCAACATGATGGGGGCAACCTTCGGCTCCAAGGCAGCTGGAGGCACAATCCGAGGAGATTTCGGCGTATCTAATTCGTTCAACCTTATCCACGGTTCTGATAGTCCCGAAGCTGCCAAGCGTGAGTTGGACCTCTTCTTTAACGCCGGCGAGATCCATGATTTCACCCGCGCGGTCGATCATTGGGTTTATGATTTGTCCAGCGGAAAAGCGGAGTAA
- the amrB gene encoding AmmeMemoRadiSam system protein B, translating into MSTHQGCIRATARAGQFYPSNVLEMQAMADQYLALGKKPRHPYRAIMLPHAGWIYCGETLGRTLGHCQIPNTAIIIGPRHTPYGSNISIASHTAWNIPGAAIPIATLVVKRLTTLLPSLPCEADAHRMEHGTEVLLPFLYQMNHNIQIVPMVLGQVNYADTNVIAKALAFVVKELETTGQRPLLVISSDMNHFASEEENRRLDGLAIEAMTSGDTKKLYDTCVRNDISMCGVIPAVTIMKTLQHETSQIKPILIDYTTSAKVSGDTSRVVGYAGVVID; encoded by the coding sequence GTGTCAACGCATCAAGGCTGTATCCGTGCCACTGCCAGAGCAGGACAGTTTTACCCATCAAATGTACTTGAAATGCAGGCAATGGCTGACCAATACCTTGCCCTTGGCAAGAAGCCCCGTCATCCCTATCGCGCGATCATGCTTCCTCACGCAGGATGGATTTACTGCGGCGAGACCCTTGGCAGGACGCTGGGACATTGTCAGATTCCGAATACGGCAATCATCATTGGTCCACGACACACTCCATATGGCTCAAACATTTCTATCGCTTCTCACACCGCGTGGAATATTCCCGGCGCAGCCATACCGATAGCAACGCTCGTTGTGAAGCGGTTAACAACTCTTTTGCCGAGCCTGCCCTGTGAAGCCGATGCACACCGTATGGAACACGGCACGGAAGTGTTATTGCCTTTTCTGTATCAAATGAATCACAACATCCAAATCGTGCCGATGGTGCTTGGACAGGTGAACTATGCCGATACCAATGTGATTGCCAAAGCGCTGGCTTTCGTCGTGAAGGAGCTGGAAACTACAGGCCAGCGACCGCTTCTGGTCATTTCGAGTGATATGAACCACTTCGCTTCAGAAGAGGAAAACCGCAGGCTGGATGGACTGGCCATCGAAGCCATGACCAGTGGCGATACCAAAAAACTCTATGACACCTGCGTCAGGAACGACATCAGCATGTGCGGAGTTATACCTGCGGTGACGATTATGAAGACATTGCAACATGAGACGTCACAGATCAAACCAATACTTATTGATTACACCACGAGCGCAAAAGTTAGCGGTGACACGTCTCGTGTCGTGGGGTACGCAGGAGTCGTAATCGACTAA